A part of Spodoptera frugiperda isolate SF20-4 chromosome 25, AGI-APGP_CSIRO_Sfru_2.0, whole genome shotgun sequence genomic DNA contains:
- the LOC126912434 gene encoding uncharacterized protein LOC126912434 — MRSIVKPGKFDELQCVIKAFPSSLHALVLTETWIKSDEEGKRFQIPGYTHYYNYRTDKRGGGVSIFIKNNLQHTLSEEICQNFNHYLWIRIENYSLDIGAVYRKPDQSNVKTFLDTYSQQLQTKKRGLVFGDFNFNLLNTERATNMYKEVVQENGYEFLNKIDEDHCTRESTTSKSIIDHICSNLKQNNFHSVIIDTPMSDHKQIYLELKRYRPEPLKKRHYEVINYEVLYKTILESQDQNLDCVYDFLEEKLRKSIESSKVTKTKTLNPPRQDWINKQIIGEINNRNTLWNQHKKYPKDKQIKDIFIKKRNEVSEYIQGVRWQN, encoded by the coding sequence ATGCGAAGTATTGTGAAACCTGGAAAATTTGACGAATTACAATGCGTGATAAAAGCTTTTCCATCATCTTTACACGCATTAGTTCTAACGGAAACATGGATTAAGTCTGATGAAGAAGGAAAACGATTTCAAATACCGGGATACACACATTATTACAATTACAGGACAGATAAGAGAGGTGGAGGAgtttcaatttttataaaaaacaatttacaacATACCCTGAGTGAAGAAATCTGTCAAAATTTCAACCATTATCTGTGGATTCGTATCGAAAATTACTCTCTAGACATAGGTGCTGTATATAGAAAACCTGACCAATCAAATGTCAAAACCTTCCTGGATACCTACTCTCAAcagttacaaacaaaaaaacgtGGGTTGGTTTTTGGCGACTTTAACTTCAACCTATTAAATACAGAACGTGCTACTAATATGTACAAAGAAGTGGTCCAAGAAAACGGTtatgaatttttaaacaaaatagatGAAGACCACTGCACAAGAGAATCAACAACATCAAAGAGTATTATCGATCATATCTGTTCTAATCTTAAACAGAACAACTTCCATAGTGTCATTATCGATACACCTATGTCAGACCATAAACAAATTTACCTAGAACTGAAACGTTACCGACCAGAACCTCTGAAGAAGAGACACTATGAGGTTATTAACTATGAAGTACTTTATAAAACCATATTGGAATCACAAGACCAAAACCTCGACTGCGTGTATGATTTTCTGGAAGAAAAACTGAGAAAGAGTATAGAATCAAGCAAAgttaccaaaacaaaaacattaaatccACCTCGGCAAGACtggataaataaacaaatcataggtgaaataaacaatagaaataCTTTATGGAATCAACACAAGAAATACCCAAAAGACAAGCAAATAAAagacatatttataaaaaaaagaaatgaagttTCAgaatatatacagggtgtccggtggcagaattag